One window of Caldisericum exile AZM16c01 genomic DNA carries:
- the ssnA gene encoding putative aminohydrolase SsnA codes for MKVLYNGKIITLDKDRPYIENGAIAIDDGVIFDVGTTQQITSKYKDAELYDLENRYVIPGFINTHMHLYSTFARGFGFGGASPYSFKEILEQIWWKLDKLLISEEEIYYSALMPAIEGLKSGTTTIIDHHASFGLIDGSLDIVENALRDVGIRGVLAFETSDRWGKELSEQSIRENERYIKKEKDRDFFNALFGLHASFTLSDETLERVSSIANSLNVGFHIHVAEGIEDVESALKVSNKRTVERLKDFGILKKDTLAIHCININDVEIDILNETHTTVIHNPESNMNNGVGVAPILEMDRKGILIGLGTDGYTPSMIESVKVAYILPKLHYKDPRVGSDLARRMLFENNASVANRFFNKIVGVIKEGAYADLVVLDYNPPTPLNEDNFFFHLIFGIRENSVRDVFVHGRLLVKDQKLTHIDEIEVSRKSQEIAKNFWRRF; via the coding sequence ATGAAGGTTCTTTACAACGGAAAAATTATAACTTTAGACAAAGACCGACCATATATTGAAAATGGTGCTATCGCAATTGACGATGGTGTAATTTTCGATGTGGGAACAACCCAGCAGATCACTTCTAAGTATAAAGATGCAGAACTATACGACCTTGAAAATAGATATGTAATTCCAGGTTTTATAAACACTCACATGCACCTTTATAGCACTTTTGCACGAGGTTTCGGATTTGGCGGAGCGAGTCCCTATTCATTTAAAGAAATTCTTGAGCAGATTTGGTGGAAACTTGATAAACTCCTAATTTCTGAAGAGGAAATCTATTATAGTGCTTTAATGCCTGCAATTGAAGGACTGAAATCTGGCACGACCACTATTATTGACCATCATGCCTCATTTGGACTTATAGATGGTTCTCTTGATATTGTAGAAAATGCTTTAAGAGATGTCGGTATAAGAGGAGTGCTTGCATTCGAAACCTCAGATCGATGGGGTAAAGAATTATCTGAGCAGTCAATAAGGGAAAATGAAAGATACATTAAAAAGGAAAAAGATAGAGATTTCTTCAATGCGCTTTTTGGATTACACGCTTCCTTTACGCTTTCAGATGAAACACTTGAGAGAGTCTCAAGTATAGCAAACTCTCTAAATGTTGGGTTTCATATTCATGTTGCGGAAGGTATTGAAGATGTAGAAAGCGCCTTAAAAGTTTCAAATAAGAGAACCGTAGAAAGATTGAAAGATTTCGGAATACTTAAAAAAGATACACTCGCAATTCACTGTATTAATATAAATGATGTTGAAATTGATATTTTAAATGAAACTCATACAACTGTTATTCATAATCCAGAGTCTAATATGAACAATGGAGTAGGTGTTGCTCCAATTCTTGAAATGGATAGGAAAGGTATTTTAATAGGACTTGGAACTGATGGTTACACGCCTTCAATGATAGAATCAGTAAAAGTTGCGTATATATTGCCTAAACTTCACTATAAAGACCCGAGAGTAGGAAGTGATCTTGCAAGAAGAATGCTGTTTGAAAATAATGCTTCGGTTGCAAATCGTTTCTTTAATAAAATTGTGGGTGTCATAAAAGAAGGAGCATATGCGGATCTTGTTGTGCTTGACTACAATCCTCCAACTCCGCTAAATGAAGACAATTTCTTCTTCCATCTTATTTTCGGCATTAGGGAAAACTCTGTAAGAGACGTTTTCGTTCATGGTAGGTTATTGGTAAAAGACCAAAAACTTACACACATTGACGAGATTGAGGTATCAAGAAAATCACAAGAAATTGCAAAGAATTTCTGGAGGCGGTTTTAG
- a CDS encoding DUF503 domain-containing protein, with amino-acid sequence MQVGICNIKFVVPDSFSLKDKRQVTQSLFKKLRNNFNVSIAEESVDSWKDVYITVVSVNTERSHLFSTLSKVVEFIKSEPRVVLEDYHIEII; translated from the coding sequence ATGCAGGTTGGTATTTGTAATATTAAGTTTGTAGTTCCTGATTCTTTTTCACTTAAAGATAAAAGGCAAGTAACTCAAAGCCTATTTAAAAAATTACGTAACAATTTTAACGTATCTATTGCAGAAGAAAGTGTTGACTCCTGGAAGGATGTTTATATAACAGTTGTTAGTGTAAACACGGAAAGGTCACATCTTTTTAGCACACTATCAAAGGTAGTGGAATTTATTAAAAGTGAGCCAAGAGTAGTACTTGAGGACTATCACATAGAAATCATATAA
- a CDS encoding ABC transporter ATP-binding protein, translated as MADVKLVNVTKKFGNVVAVDNVNIDVKDGEFLVLLGPSGCGKTTTLRIVAGLEEVTSGEVYIGGKLVNDIPPKDRDIAMVFQNYALYPHMNVYRNISFGLELRRVPRDVIDKKVKEVAQMLGLENLLERKPKELSGGQRQRVALARAIVRDPKVYLMDEPLSNLDAKLRVQTRGELIKLHERLGVTTIYVTHDQVEAMTLGDRVVVMNKGKVQQIGTPKEVFDKPANKFVAGFVGTPPMNFFNVTVEKEGEDLILKGSDFKLKLLKDHAKLLESANLRRREVILGIRPKDIFPKEELLENMKPFVEHLKAPIDFVELMGSETFLHFKLNGTLAIARASANADYTMGDIVELYVDLRNIHVFDKETESAYF; from the coding sequence ATGGCTGACGTAAAATTGGTTAACGTTACAAAAAAATTTGGCAACGTAGTCGCAGTTGACAATGTAAACATTGATGTAAAAGATGGAGAATTCTTAGTGCTACTTGGACCTTCGGGATGTGGAAAAACAACCACACTTAGAATTGTTGCAGGACTTGAGGAAGTTACGTCCGGAGAAGTCTATATAGGAGGTAAATTAGTCAATGATATTCCACCGAAGGATCGTGACATTGCAATGGTTTTCCAAAATTATGCTCTTTATCCTCATATGAACGTGTATAGAAATATATCTTTTGGACTTGAATTGAGGAGAGTTCCAAGAGATGTAATTGACAAAAAAGTAAAAGAAGTTGCACAAATGTTAGGTCTTGAGAATCTTCTTGAAAGAAAACCTAAGGAACTTTCAGGTGGTCAGAGACAGAGGGTTGCACTTGCCCGAGCGATTGTAAGAGACCCAAAAGTTTACCTTATGGACGAGCCTCTTTCAAACCTGGATGCAAAACTCAGAGTGCAAACAAGGGGTGAACTTATCAAGTTACATGAGAGACTTGGTGTTACGACAATTTATGTGACGCACGACCAAGTTGAGGCAATGACTCTCGGCGACAGAGTTGTAGTAATGAATAAAGGAAAAGTGCAACAGATAGGGACACCTAAGGAAGTTTTCGATAAGCCAGCAAACAAATTTGTTGCAGGGTTTGTAGGCACACCTCCTATGAATTTCTTTAACGTAACTGTCGAAAAAGAGGGCGAAGACCTTATATTAAAAGGTTCTGATTTTAAACTTAAACTCTTAAAAGATCATGCAAAACTATTGGAATCTGCAAATCTAAGAAGACGTGAAGTTATCCTTGGAATAAGACCAAAAGATATTTTCCCCAAGGAGGAATTGCTCGAGAATATGAAACCTTTTGTTGAACATTTAAAGGCACCAATTGATTTTGTTGAACTTATGGGATCTGAAACTTTCTTACACTTTAAATTGAATGGTACTCTTGCAATCGCACGTGCATCTGCAAACGCAGACTATACGATGGGCGATATTGTTGAGTTATATGTTGATCTAAGAAACATTCACGTTTTTGATAAAGAGACAGAATCTGCCTATTTCTAA
- a CDS encoding glycoside hydrolase, with translation MQNKLFLWLHMHQPDYLDSLTGKIILPWVRRHALNGYYSVPSMLLKSEFKANINFSGILIEQIKQYQDGEKDVYQVYEDAEPESLSESEINFIFRRFKTPYSFKNKRFDYLKEKFSKGEKLSSQEILDFQVIFKLSAFAQIDEEIIELRNKGMNFTKQDKEVLINLEKKIIHSLFDIYKELIKRNQIEITVTPYYHPIIPLLLDLNSAVKSKKDAKIPNLQSNLYEDAKIHIDKALSIGFDTFNIQINGMWPAEGSISEETVILFKNSKIKWIGSDETLVRSLGLGQGVYNYKDVTLFLRNHSVSDKIGFMYNKMKPSDAVADLKHELEKNGNLILILDGENPWEYFENYGANFMEELFKSFSGKETLLGSEAEPIKEINYFVPGSWINGHFDTWIGDEETNTAWTYLIETRKFVNNDTAKEFILKAQASDHFWWYSDFHKNEINFDFDYLFRGHLIKALLENKIDVKPYLYYPIKSFP, from the coding sequence ATGCAAAATAAACTATTTTTATGGCTTCACATGCACCAACCAGATTATTTAGATTCCTTAACAGGAAAAATTATTCTACCTTGGGTTAGAAGACATGCACTTAATGGCTATTATTCTGTTCCATCAATGCTTCTAAAAAGTGAGTTTAAGGCAAACATTAATTTTTCAGGAATTCTTATAGAGCAAATAAAACAATACCAAGATGGCGAGAAAGACGTTTACCAAGTTTATGAAGATGCAGAACCTGAAAGTTTAAGTGAAAGTGAAATAAATTTTATATTCAGGAGATTTAAAACACCTTATTCTTTTAAAAACAAGCGTTTCGATTACTTAAAAGAAAAATTTTCTAAAGGAGAAAAATTATCATCCCAAGAAATTCTTGATTTTCAAGTTATTTTTAAGTTATCTGCTTTCGCTCAAATTGATGAGGAAATAATCGAATTGAGGAATAAAGGTATGAATTTTACAAAACAAGATAAAGAAGTTCTTATCAATCTTGAAAAGAAGATTATACATAGCCTTTTCGATATTTACAAGGAATTAATTAAAAGAAACCAAATTGAAATAACGGTTACACCATATTATCATCCAATAATTCCGCTTCTTCTTGACTTAAATTCTGCAGTTAAAAGCAAAAAAGATGCAAAAATCCCTAATTTGCAATCAAATTTATATGAAGATGCAAAAATACACATAGACAAGGCTCTAAGTATAGGTTTTGACACCTTTAACATACAAATTAATGGAATGTGGCCTGCAGAGGGAAGTATATCTGAAGAAACAGTCATCTTATTTAAAAACTCAAAAATTAAATGGATCGGAAGTGACGAAACCCTTGTAAGATCACTTGGTTTAGGACAGGGGGTTTACAACTATAAAGATGTTACCTTATTCCTGAGAAATCATTCTGTTTCTGATAAAATTGGCTTTATGTACAATAAAATGAAACCTAGCGATGCAGTAGCCGACCTGAAACATGAACTTGAAAAAAACGGTAATCTTATCCTTATCCTTGATGGAGAAAATCCATGGGAGTATTTTGAAAATTATGGTGCAAACTTCATGGAAGAATTATTTAAATCCTTCAGTGGAAAGGAAACTCTTCTTGGAAGTGAAGCAGAACCAATAAAAGAAATTAATTATTTTGTACCTGGCTCTTGGATAAACGGACATTTTGACACATGGATTGGAGATGAAGAAACTAATACTGCTTGGACTTACCTAATTGAGACACGCAAATTCGTCAACAATGATACCGCAAAAGAATTCATTTTGAAAGCACAAGCAAGTGATCACTTCTGGTGGTACAGTGATTTTCACAAGAATGAAATTAACTTTGATTTTGATTATCTTTTTAGAGGACATTTAATTAAAGCACTTTTGGAAAATAAAATCGATGTCAAACCATATTTGTATTACCCAATTAAAAGTTTCCCATAA
- the galT gene encoding galactose-1-phosphate uridylyltransferase — protein MPELRRDPTTGKWVIIATERALRPTDFKSEEEVLKGPENCPFCVGHESMTPPEITAIREDGSFPNGPGWDVRVVPNKFPALKVEGELNRHGKGIYDVMNGIGAHEVIIESGDHYKSLESLPLDQVEKVIWMFRERMLDLRKDVRLKYILVFKNKGRRAGASLEHPHCQLIATPVLPDVVKLELDMALRYYQYKERCIYCDIVQQELEEKERLIDENEKFISIVPFAAAVPFEIMILPKEHISDFGQIKANEIIKLAEILQNSLKMLEKAVPNVPYNFYIHTSPLDNLNISYYHFHIHIVPRLTQLAGFEWGSGFYINPMIPEQAAQFLRNAKEEKQA, from the coding sequence ATGCCAGAACTAAGAAGAGATCCAACAACAGGAAAATGGGTTATTATCGCTACAGAAAGAGCATTAAGACCAACTGATTTTAAAAGCGAAGAAGAGGTTTTAAAAGGTCCTGAAAACTGTCCATTTTGTGTCGGACATGAATCAATGACCCCCCCTGAAATTACTGCAATAAGAGAAGATGGATCATTTCCAAATGGTCCAGGGTGGGATGTACGTGTAGTACCAAACAAGTTTCCGGCATTAAAGGTGGAAGGAGAACTAAATCGTCATGGAAAAGGCATCTACGATGTTATGAATGGTATAGGAGCCCATGAAGTGATTATTGAATCAGGCGATCATTATAAATCTCTTGAATCTCTTCCACTTGACCAAGTTGAAAAAGTAATTTGGATGTTTAGAGAAAGGATGCTTGATTTAAGAAAGGACGTAAGACTTAAATATATTCTCGTCTTTAAGAACAAAGGAAGAAGGGCAGGCGCATCATTAGAGCACCCGCATTGTCAGTTAATTGCAACGCCTGTTTTACCAGATGTTGTCAAGCTTGAACTTGATATGGCCTTAAGATACTACCAGTATAAGGAAAGATGTATTTACTGCGATATCGTTCAGCAAGAACTTGAAGAGAAGGAAAGACTGATTGACGAAAATGAAAAGTTTATTTCAATTGTTCCATTTGCAGCAGCCGTTCCTTTTGAAATAATGATTCTTCCAAAAGAACACATTTCAGACTTTGGACAGATAAAAGCAAATGAAATTATAAAACTTGCAGAAATTCTTCAGAATTCTTTGAAAATGCTTGAAAAAGCAGTACCAAATGTTCCCTATAATTTCTATATTCACACATCACCCCTTGATAATCTGAATATCTCATACTACCACTTCCATATCCACATAGTCCCGAGGCTTACACAACTTGCTGGGTTTGAATGGGGATCAGGTTTTTATATTAATCCAATGATTCCAGAACAGGCAGCACAATTCTTAAGAAATGCTAAGGAGGAAAAACAGGCATGA
- the glgA gene encoding glycogen synthase GlgA — MNIGIVSSEAVPFSKTGGLADVAGALFKVLSSMGETVYLFTPYYKKTKELFKQFEKRIPFKVKIYGKDVEGIANVVEFYKNGIAVLIEQNEYFNRDSLYGEKGVDYPDNPLRFGFFDKAVLETLKVLNLKVDVLHLNDWQTGLISLFVKDKQLPYKTLYTIHNLAYQGNFDYDFLKLLEIDEKYYSIDGVEFYGKVSFMKAGIVYSDKISTVSPTYAKEILTEEFGERMEGILKSRKNNLIGILNGIDYEIWNPQTDTLIYKKFDLDNLQGKRENKIEFVKELGLKSIDAPLLGMVSRIASQKGLDILSESLKEILKEDANVVILGTGEKPLEEKLKALSDLYPEKFKLFLTFDEALAHKIYASSDFFLMPSKYEPCGLGQMIALRYGTLPIVHEVGGLKDTVDNYSDITQCGNGFSFEEYSSDELTSAINRALSIFKNKDLMLKLIRIGMSCNFSWEQSAMKYLEIYKELLNAN; from the coding sequence ATGAATATAGGAATAGTTTCAAGCGAAGCAGTGCCATTTTCGAAAACAGGAGGACTTGCAGATGTTGCAGGAGCATTGTTTAAAGTGCTTTCAAGTATGGGAGAAACAGTTTACCTGTTTACTCCTTACTATAAGAAAACTAAAGAACTATTCAAACAATTTGAAAAAAGAATTCCATTCAAAGTTAAAATTTATGGAAAAGATGTTGAAGGGATTGCAAATGTAGTTGAATTTTACAAAAACGGAATCGCTGTCTTAATAGAACAGAACGAGTATTTTAACAGAGATAGTCTATACGGGGAAAAAGGGGTAGATTATCCCGATAATCCTTTAAGATTCGGATTTTTTGATAAGGCTGTTCTTGAAACTTTAAAGGTTTTAAACCTCAAAGTAGATGTGCTACATCTAAACGACTGGCAAACAGGACTTATTTCTCTTTTTGTTAAGGATAAACAACTACCATATAAAACCCTTTATACAATTCACAACCTTGCATATCAAGGAAATTTTGACTATGACTTTTTAAAGTTATTAGAAATTGATGAAAAATATTACTCAATTGATGGCGTTGAATTTTATGGAAAAGTGAGTTTCATGAAGGCAGGCATTGTATACTCTGATAAAATAAGCACTGTAAGTCCGACCTATGCAAAGGAAATTCTTACTGAGGAGTTTGGTGAAAGAATGGAAGGAATTTTAAAATCGAGAAAAAACAATCTTATAGGAATACTAAACGGTATTGATTACGAAATTTGGAATCCGCAAACAGACACACTAATTTATAAAAAGTTTGATTTAGACAATTTACAGGGTAAAAGAGAAAACAAAATTGAGTTCGTAAAAGAACTTGGGTTAAAAAGTATAGATGCACCACTTCTTGGAATGGTATCAAGAATTGCATCACAAAAGGGTTTAGATATACTTTCAGAGTCTCTAAAAGAGATTTTGAAAGAAGATGCAAATGTAGTAATTCTTGGAACTGGGGAAAAACCTCTTGAAGAAAAATTAAAGGCACTTTCAGACCTTTATCCAGAAAAATTCAAATTATTTTTAACGTTTGACGAAGCGCTTGCTCATAAGATATATGCTTCATCTGACTTCTTCCTCATGCCTTCAAAATATGAACCTTGCGGGTTAGGGCAGATGATTGCATTAAGATATGGAACACTTCCAATCGTCCATGAAGTGGGTGGATTAAAGGATACAGTTGATAACTATTCAGATATAACACAATGTGGAAATGGTTTTTCTTTCGAAGAATATTCAAGCGATGAGTTAACTTCAGCAATAAACAGAGCGCTTTCTATTTTCAAAAACAAAGATTTAATGTTAAAATTAATTAGGATTGGCATGAGCTGTAACTTTTCATGGGAACAATCAGCAATGAAATATTTAGAGATTTATAAGGAGCTATTAAATGCCAATTAA
- a CDS encoding phosphoglucomutase/phosphomannomutase family protein, protein MPIKFGTSGWRGIIADDFTFENVRLASAGIAYYLKEIGARSIIVGYDTRFMSEDFAKTSASVVAAYGIEVYFSQYDIPTPVVAFEILDKNADGGINITASHNDYMYNGLKFSNKTGGPALPEETKRIEEITNQIKENKEKIQITNFDEAVSKGLIHIFDKTNYFDNLRKMVDFEKIREKRLRVVYEPFFGTGRRFLPPLIQDITDFEMIHGVRDPLFGKLHPEPIEENLKPLQEAVLKKQANIGISTDGDADRFGFIDSDGSFVPPNIILSIIYHYLLDVRKLKGNVVRTISTTTLLDRIAHAHGFEAIVTPVGFKYIGEALFEKKAIFGGEESGGASLQGWLQEKDGILIDTLVLEIISHYGKSLRQLMNNLFERYGTVHNKRIDFSFSKELQSKLMGLLKEYIIQNKELLAVTNINELDGLQITLEDQSTILFRLSGTEPKMRIYLEAYSEEKLNKLSHFAIQILNKAGGLSEN, encoded by the coding sequence ATGCCAATTAAATTTGGTACATCAGGCTGGAGAGGAATAATTGCAGACGACTTTACTTTTGAAAATGTTAGGCTTGCTTCAGCGGGTATAGCCTACTACCTTAAGGAAATTGGTGCAAGATCAATTATTGTAGGATACGATACACGTTTCATGTCTGAGGATTTTGCAAAAACTTCAGCATCGGTTGTTGCTGCATACGGAATTGAAGTTTATTTTTCCCAATACGATATACCAACTCCTGTCGTTGCCTTCGAAATATTAGATAAAAATGCAGACGGAGGAATTAATATTACAGCGTCTCATAACGATTACATGTATAATGGCCTTAAATTTTCGAATAAAACAGGTGGACCTGCTCTTCCAGAAGAAACAAAGAGAATCGAGGAAATAACCAACCAAATAAAAGAAAATAAAGAAAAAATTCAGATAACTAACTTTGATGAGGCAGTTTCGAAAGGTTTAATTCACATTTTTGATAAAACAAACTACTTTGATAACTTACGAAAAATGGTCGACTTTGAAAAAATTAGAGAAAAACGTCTTAGAGTTGTTTATGAACCATTTTTCGGAACAGGAAGAAGATTTCTTCCGCCATTGATTCAAGATATTACTGATTTTGAAATGATTCACGGAGTGCGTGATCCACTTTTTGGAAAACTCCATCCAGAACCGATAGAAGAAAACCTTAAACCTTTGCAAGAAGCCGTTCTTAAAAAACAAGCAAATATTGGAATCTCTACAGATGGCGATGCAGACCGTTTCGGCTTTATAGATTCAGACGGTAGCTTCGTTCCCCCAAATATTATCCTATCAATTATTTACCATTACCTTCTTGATGTAAGAAAACTTAAAGGGAATGTTGTTAGAACAATTTCAACGACAACACTACTTGATAGAATCGCCCATGCACATGGTTTTGAAGCAATTGTTACACCTGTTGGTTTTAAGTACATAGGAGAAGCACTTTTTGAGAAAAAAGCAATTTTTGGAGGAGAAGAAAGTGGTGGTGCTTCGTTACAGGGATGGCTTCAAGAAAAAGACGGTATATTAATTGACACTCTTGTGCTCGAAATAATCTCTCACTACGGGAAAAGCCTTAGGCAATTAATGAACAATTTGTTCGAAAGATACGGCACGGTACATAATAAAAGGATAGACTTCTCATTTTCTAAAGAATTACAGTCTAAGTTAATGGGTCTCCTCAAAGAGTACATCATTCAAAACAAAGAGCTACTTGCTGTAACTAATATCAATGAACTTGATGGTTTGCAAATTACCCTCGAAGATCAAAGCACGATTCTTTTTAGACTCTCTGGAACAGAGCCAAAAATGAGAATTTATCTCGAAGCATATTCAGAAGAAAAACTAAATAAATTATCGCATTTTGCGATTCAAATTCTTAACAAGGCAGGTGGATTAAGTGAAAATTGA
- a CDS encoding hypothetical protein (catalyzes the formation of D-fructose 6-phosphate from D-glucose 6-phosphate) yields MKIDYSNILSENIGIRGIQKAEILKEEDLLKTVKNRILSRINDDYYPLNLPDAMLNEVREIKDYASNIKERFDNLVVIGMGGSILGNELLHYSINGVYSNLEKSKKIYFIDNIDPETNITLLRSLDLKKTFFNIITKSGSTSETLLNLLLLIDLFKKEGLNPKDHFLFTTDPEKGFLRKLSEELAIKTYPIHPKVGGRYSVLSHVGLFSAAFEDVNIEKLLLSAKKRKEKFLSKKPIEDSAMVFALIQYKFFREKGVNINVLFSYSDGLEYLGKFYEQLLAESIGKKFTRDGQEIHSGITPVVARGPYHQHSTLQLFMEGPYDKLIIFVAPNKFRKDIEIKKSLEHDEINFLSGKYYSELLLNEYIATKMALTQNGRPNVSIEIEKINEETLGELIYFLELEVLALGEILNINPIDQPSVEIGKKFTHALMGDKNYSEYLKTLEKLGNVDKLILD; encoded by the coding sequence GTGAAAATTGATTATTCGAATATATTGAGTGAAAATATAGGCATTCGTGGGATACAAAAAGCTGAAATTTTAAAAGAAGAAGATTTACTTAAAACCGTTAAAAATAGAATACTGTCACGAATTAATGATGACTACTATCCCCTAAATCTTCCAGATGCAATGCTCAATGAGGTTCGTGAAATTAAAGACTACGCTTCAAATATAAAAGAAAGATTCGACAATCTTGTAGTAATTGGAATGGGTGGCTCAATTCTCGGTAATGAACTTCTTCATTATTCAATTAACGGTGTATATTCAAATTTAGAAAAATCTAAGAAAATCTATTTCATCGATAATATTGATCCAGAGACAAATATTACACTTCTTAGAAGTCTTGACCTTAAGAAAACGTTTTTCAATATCATAACAAAATCTGGGTCAACAAGTGAGACATTGTTAAATTTACTTTTACTGATCGACCTTTTTAAGAAAGAGGGGCTCAATCCGAAAGACCATTTTCTTTTCACAACTGACCCGGAAAAAGGCTTTCTAAGGAAACTTTCAGAGGAACTTGCGATTAAGACATATCCTATTCATCCGAAAGTGGGCGGTAGATATTCTGTTTTATCGCATGTTGGCCTATTTTCTGCTGCGTTTGAGGATGTTAATATTGAAAAACTCTTACTTTCTGCAAAAAAAAGGAAAGAAAAATTTTTGTCTAAGAAACCAATTGAAGATAGTGCGATGGTTTTTGCTTTGATTCAATACAAATTTTTTAGAGAAAAGGGTGTTAACATAAACGTTTTGTTCTCATATTCTGACGGTCTTGAATATTTAGGCAAGTTTTATGAACAACTCCTTGCAGAAAGCATTGGTAAAAAGTTTACAAGAGATGGACAAGAAATTCATTCAGGTATTACACCTGTTGTCGCAAGGGGACCGTACCATCAGCATTCAACACTCCAACTTTTCATGGAAGGTCCGTATGACAAGTTAATTATTTTCGTTGCACCAAACAAATTTAGAAAAGACATAGAAATTAAGAAAAGCTTAGAACACGATGAAATTAACTTCTTAAGTGGAAAATATTATTCAGAATTACTATTAAACGAATATATTGCAACCAAGATGGCCTTAACTCAGAACGGTAGACCAAACGTTTCGATAGAAATCGAAAAAATAAACGAAGAAACCTTGGGTGAATTAATTTACTTTTTAGAACTCGAAGTGCTTGCTTTGGGAGAGATTCTAAATATAAATCCAATTGATCAACCATCTGTTGAAATTGGTAAAAAATTTACACACGCCTTGATGGGAGATAAAAATTACTCTGAATACCTTAAAACTCTTGAAAAATTAGGAAATGTTGATAAACTAATCCTTGATTAA
- a CDS encoding S41 family peptidase, with amino-acid sequence MKRNTILTVILLLIVSFVAGYFVGFRYPIGVSKTSSHLLLTRTADYLLSNFYKPITEEELIKGMVNSLNDPYTVFMNPEETKALQEEVKGEYAGIGVVINKNKELNYPEIVTVFKDSPAEKSGLIKGDIIVEVNGKSTYGLTLDEVASMVKGKVGTQVTLKIKRNSTELTFNIIRATINIPLTEIKYLDNGRIGYLSIFMFSEGAGKDVEKALNEFKEKNVRGIILDLRGNPGGLLSECENVASQFIPSGVLLYTKDRSGKLTPINISGKKLSIPMVVLVDGGTASASEILTGALKYYKVAKIIGEKTFGKGVIQQIFPLPQSYSLKITVEEYLLPDKSSINGIGIKPDIEVQDDPKTTQDEQLDKALELLKP; translated from the coding sequence ATGAAGAGAAACACCATACTTACAGTAATTTTGCTTTTAATAGTTTCGTTTGTCGCTGGTTATTTTGTAGGGTTCAGATATCCAATAGGAGTTAGTAAAACAAGCTCTCACTTGCTTCTTACGAGAACCGCAGATTACCTTCTTTCAAATTTCTATAAACCCATTACTGAAGAAGAACTCATAAAAGGAATGGTTAACTCTTTGAATGATCCTTATACAGTTTTCATGAATCCAGAAGAAACAAAAGCACTTCAGGAAGAGGTAAAAGGAGAATATGCTGGAATTGGAGTTGTTATAAACAAAAACAAAGAATTAAATTACCCGGAAATTGTAACTGTTTTTAAAGATTCCCCTGCTGAAAAAAGTGGATTGATAAAAGGGGATATTATAGTCGAGGTAAACGGAAAATCTACATACGGCCTCACCTTAGATGAAGTTGCATCAATGGTAAAAGGTAAGGTTGGAACACAGGTAACATTAAAGATAAAAAGAAATAGCACGGAACTTACATTTAACATAATTAGAGCGACCATAAACATACCTTTAACTGAGATAAAGTATCTTGACAATGGTAGGATTGGCTATTTGAGCATTTTTATGTTTTCTGAAGGAGCAGGAAAAGATGTTGAAAAAGCATTAAACGAATTTAAAGAGAAAAATGTACGAGGAATCATTTTAGATTTAAGAGGTAATCCCGGTGGACTTTTGTCTGAATGTGAAAATGTTGCCAGTCAGTTTATTCCAAGTGGAGTTTTACTTTACACAAAAGATAGAAGCGGAAAACTAACACCAATTAATATAAGTGGTAAAAAACTTAGTATTCCAATGGTTGTTCTTGTCGATGGTGGCACTGCAAGTGCTTCAGAAATTTTAACAGGCGCGTTGAAATACTATAAAGTTGCAAAAATTATTGGCGAAAAAACATTTGGTAAAGGCGTTATACAGCAAATTTTCCCTCTTCCTCAGTCATATTCTCTTAAGATAACGGTAGAGGAGTATCTTCTTCCTGACAAATCAAGTATTAATGGAATTGGCATTAAACCAGACATTGAAGTTCAAGATGACCCAAAAACTACACAGGATGAACAATTAGATAAAGCCTTGGAACTTTTAAAACCATGA